The bacterium genome contains a region encoding:
- a CDS encoding terminase family protein — protein sequence MAFVFNYLPHPAQQAIHKARKKRFRTVCTGRRFGKTLCLAAELLDRGGCEKAGDYGWIAPTYNVADRGIEAFRTIADGFIQICGRAPTRVEFTGPAGPVRIWFLSADNPDNIRGFGFQGIVIDEAAMISPDVWNYVLRPTIAQTLGWAVFVSTPKGHNWFYDLYTRGMDPGEEDYASFTFPSKASPFFPVKEWDEAKRTLPEDVFRQEYMAEFMEDSAGVFRNVDACLITQTERTETDKYHRHVVIGCDVAKHTDWTVLIAMDAETGQCFAMERFNQLDWPIQKERILEFARKYRGRLILDATGVGDPIYDDLKRVYADIEGFKLTSSSKTALIQRLIVSVEQRKLAWPSFAPTAQSPEVTQGRPSSVQWDILTAELKRYEYKISPSGGITYNAPSGYHDDCVMALALANHGRWEAESSGSMIALGGFGRPAASTLRRRQRVLPG from the coding sequence ATGGCCTTCGTGTTCAATTATCTCCCCCACCCTGCACAACAGGCGATTCACAAGGCGCGTAAGAAAAGGTTTCGGACGGTGTGTACTGGGAGGCGATTCGGAAAGACTTTATGCCTGGCTGCGGAGTTACTGGATCGTGGTGGGTGTGAGAAGGCCGGTGATTATGGGTGGATTGCGCCGACCTATAATGTCGCTGATCGTGGGATTGAGGCTTTCCGGACCATTGCCGATGGATTTATCCAGATTTGTGGTCGGGCACCGACACGGGTTGAATTTACCGGGCCTGCTGGACCTGTGAGGATCTGGTTCTTGTCCGCCGATAACCCGGATAATATCCGCGGGTTCGGATTTCAAGGTATTGTGATTGATGAGGCGGCGATGATTTCACCGGATGTGTGGAATTATGTCCTGCGGCCCACCATTGCCCAGACTCTGGGATGGGCTGTATTCGTCAGTACCCCAAAGGGCCATAACTGGTTTTATGACCTGTACACCCGGGGGATGGATCCCGGCGAGGAGGATTACGCCAGTTTCACCTTTCCGAGCAAGGCATCACCATTCTTCCCAGTGAAGGAATGGGATGAGGCGAAGAGGACCTTGCCGGAAGATGTATTCCGGCAGGAATACATGGCTGAGTTTATGGAGGATAGTGCGGGTGTATTCCGGAATGTGGATGCCTGCCTGATAACACAGACAGAACGGACCGAAACGGACAAATATCACCGGCACGTCGTAATCGGCTGTGACGTGGCCAAGCATACGGACTGGACAGTCCTTATCGCCATGGATGCTGAGACGGGGCAATGCTTCGCAATGGAGCGGTTTAATCAACTGGACTGGCCGATCCAGAAGGAACGAATACTGGAGTTCGCGCGCAAATACCGGGGACGGTTGATATTGGACGCTACGGGTGTCGGGGATCCGATCTATGACGACCTGAAAAGGGTTTATGCCGATATTGAGGGGTTCAAGTTGACATCGTCGAGCAAGACGGCGTTGATCCAACGGTTGATTGTAAGCGTTGAACAACGGAAGTTAGCATGGCCCTCCTTCGCTCCCACGGCGCAATCGCCTGAAGTTACGCAGGGCAGGCCAAGTTCCGTACAATGGGATATCCTGACAGCTGAATTAAAGCGGTATGAGTACAAAATCTCACCGTCGGGTGGGATCACCTATAATGCCCCGTCGGGGTATCATGATGACTGCGTCATGGCCTTGGCCCTGGCGAACCATGGGCGGTGGGAAGCTGAGAGTAGCGGGAGTATGATTGCGCTGGGTGGATTTGGACGCCCGGCTGCCAGTACTTTACGCCGCCGTCAGCGTGTTCTACCGGGTTAA